Genomic segment of Candidatus Thermoplasmatota archaeon:
CACCGCAGGGGGTAACGACGCCGGTGCGTGTCCGGCCCTCCTCCGCGGGCCCCTTATCCGGTCAGGGAGAGCCCTTCCACCAGGAGGTAGGGCATCCGTAGCGAAACGCCGCTTGCCGAGCCGTGGAGATCCTTCTCCTCCCGGGACAAGGCCCGGATGCCCGCAAGGAAGCTCTTCACGCTTCCCGAAACGACGACGGGCCGAAGGGCGGGGCCTTCCTCACCGCCGCGCAGGGAGAACAGCAGGGTGCTTGTGACCTGGAACTCCCCGGTGGCCGAGTTTGCCGTGTGGACCCCGATCACGTCCCGGACGAGCACGCCGCCGCGGGCCTCCCGCAGCAAGTCCGAACGCGTCCTGCGTGGCCCCTCGATGCGTAGGCAACGCCCGACCGCGACGGGAAGGCTGCGGTAGCTCCGGTCCCCCCCGGCGGCTCGCAGCGAGGACCCCTGCGGCGGCTCCGCGTACCGCCAACCGTCGGCGAGGCTCGCGAAGTGGCCCACGCGGGTCCCTTCGCGCACGATCTCGTGGCGCCGCGCCGGAAAGCCGTCGTCGTCGAAGGCGCCCGCCGCCAACCCGCCCGGAAGGAGCGGATCGTCCACGATCGAGACGGACGGCGAAGCGACCTTCTCGCCGGGCTTGGCGCGGAAGGGCGACTGGCCGCGGCGCAGCGGCTCCAGCCGCAGCCCGCGCAGGGCAAGCTCCAGAAGCTCCGCCCCGACCTCGGGCGACAGCACCATGCGGACGCGTCCGCGAGGAGCGGCCCGCGGCCGTCGCGAGCGGACGGCGAGGGACGCGGCCGCGCGTCCCACGGGCGCCGAAAGCGCGTCGACGAACCGGCTCTGCTTGAACTCGTGGCCCGTCGTCGCGG
This window contains:
- a CDS encoding TldD/PmbA family protein — translated: MTLAAGPSLRPAARRVVEAALAEGAQHAEAFVQATDGVAARIDRDSVQGVESARERGVGLRVVVRGRYGFAYATSDADLRRLVSSAIAAARRGRPGGSFPEPSRLPAAPRTYDPAVARATPARLCAALLRELSAAHRTHALVRLAGGGATASVERVALANDHGLAVEERGTHASVSAYAILRDGAGPATTGHEFKQSRFVDALSAPVGRAAASLAVRSRRPRAAPRGRVRMVLSPEVGAELLELALRGLRLEPLRRGQSPFRAKPGEKVASPSVSIVDDPLLPGGLAAGAFDDDGFPARRHEIVREGTRVGHFASLADGWRYAEPPQGSSLRAAGGDRSYRSLPVAVGRCLRIEGPRRTRSDLLREARGGVLVRDVIGVHTANSATGEFQVTSTLLFSLRGGEEGPALRPVVVSGSVKSFLAGIRALSREEKDLHGSASGVSLRMPYLLVEGLSLTG